One Arachis hypogaea cultivar Tifrunner chromosome 18, arahy.Tifrunner.gnm2.J5K5, whole genome shotgun sequence genomic window, AGCTCTTTGTGTGTCTCTTAATTAAATATTTCATCCCTCCTTCTTATGTGTGAGAGTGTGTTTGTTGGTGTTAATTGTAACTCTGtaactcttaattttttttttccccttGTGTGGCTTGGTAAGTTTACTAAAATTTGGGGAATGCTAGAGAGCCAACATTTTTAGTGATAAAGGATAGAAAGTTAGCTACTCTTGGTTCAAATGTAAGGGGAAAAAAAAAGTGTTGGTCATCTAGCATTTTTCATTTGTGAGTTTATTTTTGGTGTTTCAATCATGCTAATGAATGATAAGTGCTTtgcattgatttttaatttatgttcGCTTCATTTTTGAAATAATTGACCATTTATAAATACGATCATAGGTAATATATGCAgggttcaaaaaaaaataaaaacaaaataaaactcacCAAACTGTACTCAAACTCATCGTTACAAACTACTACTTATAAAGGTTTAATTATAACATTGATGAATGTTAATCGAGATATTGCTTCAAATATTGTCTAAAATTTTCAACTCGCTTTAATTAAgtttttcattttctaaaatAATCAAATGTATTCATTATTTTTAGAAATGTATATCTCCGTTAGTCTAAATATTATCAGTCGTTTTAACATTGTTGATGTGTACAGTAATTAAATGTCAACTTGACAATTTACTACAATCTGATGTGAACAAACAATGAATTAAACTCAAATTATTATCCAAAATTTGTTTACAACACTCAAATTGGTCTATACATAATTATAAAACTCTAATTCTCAAATCTTCATCTTCATTGTTTGTTCTTCCTTCCCTATTCTATGTTGTCTTTCTCCTCATCTTCATCGTTCGTCTCTTCTCCCACTCTCTCACTCTCTCATTCTGATCGCTTCCTCTCTTCCTCTTTTGCTGCCCTCCGCTTCTCCCCAACCCACAACGAACCCGTTTTCATGTCTATTTCCAGTGTCTCCGATAACGTTAATAAATCTGCTTCTAAAATCGTTCTCTAATATAACACTGATGTCGTAGCTGGTTTCTCTCTCAGAAAAAAGTATCGTAAATAAATTCAAAGTCACGTCATCGTTTAGTGCACTCCCACTTCAGCTAGCTCACAAAAGCAATGGTGAGCcctttaaaaatatttctttctctCCAGTCCAATCGAGAGTGGAAGGAGGAGGACTCGCTTTTTCAGGTATCGCAATGAGAATAGAGAATCCTTATTGGATTACGATGACATTCAAATTGATCTTGAGTCCCACCACAACGATGTGTTTTTCGATGATTACGAGAACAAAAGAGACGGTGGAGATTGGCAACGCCGAAAGCACTCGTAGACTCTGGTCTACGAACGATTCGTCCACATTGAAGTCCAGGAAGAGACTCATCAAGAAGGGTGCCACTGGAAGACAGTCGGTGGCGCCAAAGCTCGAAAATGAGGTGGCAGAGTAGGAGTATGAAGGCGGGAGGACACGacggaggaagaggaagaagacgaagGAAGATGAAAGTGGGAAGAAGGAAAAGAGGCTTAAGGGAGAGAAAAGGTTTGCGAATGGCGAAAGTGAGAAGAGCATGTCCAAATTTCAGGGATCTAAGAAAGGGGAGGAAGAACAAAGGATGAAGATAAAGATTTAAAAGTTAGgactttaaatttataattgtGTATAAGTTTAAATAAATTTAGGGTACTAATTTGAGTTAAATTTATTGTTTATCTACGTCAGCTTGTAACAAATTGTTAAGTTAATACTTAGCTGTATATATTAAGAACGTTAAAACAACTGATAACATTTAGATTAACGAATACTCTCATTTTTTAGAatggaaaagtatgaggagccaataaaatatttatacaatgtgtacaatggaagtttagggagtattagagatataatcattagtgttaccttttcttATCAGCTGAAACTTTTAGGATGAAtggtatcatgacatgatattaaagcgttagatccgaaaggtcaagagttcaaaTCTTGGTAAACCCAAAATCAGTTTAAACTTTTGGGAAGATGCTTATTATCgctagtactcggatggttattctagataatatggggatgttcattttataactcaataacccattgtacacattgtacaaataatccattgtctccctagcgagaACCTTTTAGAATAATAGatacatttaattattttaaaaagtaaaaaacttaattaaagtgaattaaaaatttCAGGATCTATTTAAGACATTACCTCGATATTAATCTTATACAGTATAATCAAAACTTAAAGTATTAAGAAAATTGTTTCGCAAACGAGTATCCGTTAAAGAGATAAAAGGgcaaaaaatattgaaaacaaataaaagctTAAGTTTTCAATATCATCAAAGGCATTAAATTTTGCTATTTTATCTCGTTAATAACTAGTGGTTTTACTAAAAAGAAATTCTGCCCATAATTAATCTCATTAGTAATTATAGAGCTCTTTTCATAATTTTCTTGTGGAAAAATATTACTGGTACATCAAAAGTGTGCAAATTAATTAACTTTAATACGAGAGATACAATAATGTAAtacattaatattaaattaaaatggtGTAATGCTCTAGTATGGAATGAGTATAAGTAATTGTGAGTAAATACAAAGAGAAATCGTCATTAACAATTTTAAAAGGAAGAAGttagatttgaaaatttaaaatcattacttattattattttttttttagtcaattaaaattaaatcattactaacgttttttttaaatattaaatttcagCCAATTAAAATTGTTactaatgatttttttaaaaaaaataaattttagaagaTTAAAATCGTTATTGATGAATTTTCTTTTTCAGTAACTATTTCATATTAACAAAATTCATCAACAAATCCCAATAGTTGGTAAATCTCATATTACAAcccaatattcaaaaaatttaaccTCAAAAATTGAACATCGGCGTTTAAGCTAATAAAATTGAGTTGGAAGAACTTTGAAACTTATGTAATTATATCGTCATAATTTAATTATATGTAATTTTAAAATGGTTTGTTTGTATGTGCAACAAGAAAACGTGAAATGAGTAGTAGTAATGTGCAAGTAAAAGATTTCGTTAATTGTTATCATTATCATTTCATGTTTTGTTATTCGCTTGCCGTTTTCGAAAACGCCATAAGTATAAATAGTAAGGAAAATATAACGTAAGGCTTACGTACTAATGAACTATTACTGATTAGGGATAATTAAATTGATGAATATAATATGGACTTTAATTTTCGACACGATGGAAACGCTTGGTGCTTGGATTGTATTGTATGTATTTTATTGATAATGGGGCTGATGGTTCTAGTTGAAtttgagaagggggttgaatcaagttggCTTAAAACTTAAAGTTTTAAACTCTATTTTTGCTATTGTTCGAGTTGCAGGAGATTATTTAAAATAGTCTCATACGCAGAAAATTATAAGTgcagagaagaggagaaagaggccagcatgtatcctggttcggattcTTTGTGCCATGaatcctacatccagtctccaccacaaaccatggtagaattttcactataatcctcagattacatacaccaatactattgaatCAATTCCTAATCCAACTAGTATCTACCCCTAAGCTTTCTTCACTAAAGCTTAGCAACTTGGAAGGAGAATCTACACAGATTCAATTCtcaccaagtgctaacccaacttggcaaggggaactaatcctagttcataAACCCAAATTACATCAGAAAAACAAACAGTGGCTATTTTGCATCACTCTAgccttttctctcttggcttttgaaCCTCACATAATTGCCTTTTCAAAACAAAAGATAACGCAAGACAGCCATAACAAAAATCagaattaagcttgagtagaagaaagagatttCAGCTCTGTGTTAGAGAAGGTGCTCTGAATGTGAGTGCTCTCTTTCTTAACTTGAAATGATGGAATGAGTCTTCTTATATATCTTCAGCTTGCTTAGAATTTCTGCCTCTTCCATTTCCTTGTGCCAGCTGCTCGTTGGAGCTGTCCTTGATGGCATGCAGTCCTTTCTTCATCTTGCTTCACCACCTCTGCAGCTGGAGTTGCTCGACCATTACCTCTGCTGTCCTTGGTGTTTCTTTCTTCCTTGGCATGCTCTTCTTTTGCATCCTGCTTCATGATCTCTGCCATACAAGGAGCTTCACCCACTACCTCTGTTGCTTGGcaagtttgtgttttgcttttttTCCTTTGCTGTAATTTGCTTTACTGTTCGTCCTTGGAGAGGTGAGAGTCCTTGTGTCTTGTTGCTTTGCTAGAGCCCCAGCTGTCCTTGATGTTGACAGAtgtccttttctttcttttcttcttttgccaACACATAGCCTTTTATTCTTTGCTGATCGGTGCAATGAGAATGAGCTTGGCTCTTTTACATTTGCTGAAGTACTAGCTGGTCTTGGACTAAGGCAATGTGGACTTGGGCATTTACTTGGAGCATTAAGGAAACAAGTAGCATTGTTTGGCTTGTGAGATAGTTAATGGGCCTGCCACAATAAAACACACATTAAACAATATTGGGCTTTTTCACCCAAaacaatgtttgtcatcataacATAACCCAAAATCAAAACTagactcaacaatctcccccttgatgacaaacatgataaaatagggaaattaaaaaatttaaatgagtTAAGAACACTTCCCTTTTATGACATTCGGATTGTGAGTTGCTCCCCCTGAATGCTAGCATTGCTCCCCCTTAATCATGGCTTACATCTTTTCCTAAACAAAACTTAAAAACAGCCAAGACCAATATTTCCAAACAATCTATCACAGTAATGAAAGCACAGAGCAATTAACACTAAGCACAACCCAGGATAAATCATAGCACCACAAAACATTGTTCTTAACTATTTCTGTTAATCCCTAAGCCAAACTaacattccttttcttttctcccccttttgtcatcaagggaggaaAGGAAATAAAAACCTGCACAAAATTTGTTAGTGGCCAGTGCATATAGTTCAAGTAGCAGAGTGGTTTAAGTCtgttacagtcatccaaaaaaataaaataaacaagttcAAAATGAAAACAAGTCATATTTGCAGATGAGATAACAAGAGCTAGGCATCAGAGTTGGATTCATCAGAGGTTCCATCGTCCTCCCCCTCATTGTCAGATGTAGTGAGGCCAACCTCAACATCCTCCACAAAGTCCCTCAGAATGCGAATCCTTCCTTTGGTCTTCTTGAGATCATTTTCCTCCAAAACTTGATTCCTTTTGCGCTCAGCACCATGATGGAGAAGAAGGTCAGTCAGattaataaattcttcaagcacatTCTTCAGAATGCGGGTCATGACCTTGATTGTAGTGGATGTGGAAGGGGGAATCAGAGGATCCTCATCAACAGAGGGAACATCAGTGCTGTCATCAGTTTGGTGACGCTTGGGAGCTGTTTTCTTtacttgaaaaaataaaaatcccaattTGAAAACGTATAGGAAGTAACAGCTGTAATTGTTGTACGTTGCAGATGGGAACAAAAGCAAAATAAAGTTTggatttgaaaacaaattttaaatgagGCCTAAAAACTTATTttcaaaagaaatgaaaaagcaaCTATGAAATGGGCTCAATTAGATTCAGTAAAGAAAGCCCATATGTCGAGACTGCTCCAGCACGAGATGTTCATCATTCAGGCTTGAATCCAGTAGGCTTCATAGTGACTCAATGAAGGTTACTCATCATCTGCCAAAAAATCTCACCGCGATTCAAGAGACAAAACACAAAAGATCTCATTATGAGAAACATTAAGAAAACAGAGATGAAGTTAGAATGCCCAGTTCAGTTCTCAACTTGCAGAACCTCTCCTCTATCAATGGTTTGGTGAATATATCAGCTAGCTGACCCTCAGAATTAACAAACTGAATATCTAAATTTccattttgcacatgttctcttataGAATGAAATCAAACTTCAAtgtgctttgtccttgagtgcaTAACAGGGTTTTTGGAAATATTAATAGCACTCAAATTGTCACAAAATAATGGAATATTGGAGACATTCAGTTTATAATCAGCTAGTTGAGTTTTCAGCCATAATAATTGAGAATAACAAGAGGAGGCTGCAATATACTCAGCTTCGGCTGTTGAAAGAGCTACTGTAGCTTGCTTTTTGCTAGACCAAACAATGAGAGATTTCCCAAGAAAGCAGCACATGCCACTTGTGCTTCTTCTATCAATCCTGtctccagcaaaatctgcatcacagaaACCCACTAATTGAAAAGAATCAATCTTAGGAAACCATAACCCATAATTAGTGGTACCAAGCACATATCGAATGATCCTCTTGACAGCTGAGAGATGGGACTCCTTAGGCTttgattgaaaccttgagcaAACTCCAACACTTTGGATGATATCAGGCCTTGAGAAAGTTAGATACATCAAAGATCCAATCATCCCTCTATAGCGTGTCTCATCAACATCTCTACCATGTTCATCCTTGTCAAGCTTGATATTGGGATGCATGGGGTTCCCATTGGCTTAGCACAGTCCAGCCCAAACTTCTTGACAAGTttctttgcatatttttcttgatggaTGAATATGCCTTCTGCAGTTTGCTTGATTTGCAAGCCTAGAAAGAAGTTGAGCTCTCCCATCATGCTCATATCAAATTCATTGGTCATAAGCTTAGCAAAATCTGCACACAAATCTTCATTAGCCGAACCAAatataatatcatcaacataaacttgcacaagaataaaatgatcaTGATAGTTCCTAATAAATAAAGTGGTGTCAGTGGCTcctctttgaaaattatttttcaacaaaaatgagctaagcctctcataccaagctctaggagcttgtctcaaaccataTAAGGCCTTAgctagtttgaaaacatggttaggaAAAGATTTGTTTTCAAACCCAGGTGGTTGAGACACATAAACCTCTCTATCTATTATGCCATTGAGAAAAGCACACTTTACGTCCATTTGGAACAACTTGAAGCCACAATGAGCAGCATATGCAAGGAGCAATCTGATGGCTTCCATTCGAGCTACAGGTGCAAAGGATTCATCGAAATCAATCCCTTCCTCTTGATCATATCCTTGAGCAACCAATCTAACTTTGTTTCGGACTATGGATCCATCTTCACCCAGTTTGTTTCTGAAAATCCATTTAGTGCCAGTGACTTTCTTTCCATTTGGATAAGGCACTAATGACCAGACCTGATTCTTCTCAAATTGCTGCAATTCTTCCTTCATAGCTAACATCCATGAAGGATCAGCAAGAGCTTCTTGAATGTTCTGAGGTTCAATCTTTGATAAAAGAGCAATGTTGTTGGATTCGGCTCTTTTCAAAGATGAACGAGTAGTCCTACCAGTGGATGGATTTCCTATTATGAACTCCTCAGGATAGTTTTTCAGAAACCTCCATTCTCTTGGTCTTCTAGACTGATGTGAGGATACAGGTTCCTCTTGATCAACAATGGCCTCTACATCAGTATTTTCTGCAGCAACAGGAGATAATTCCAAATTGTCTCCTGCAGAATTGGGATTTTCGTTGCTAGCAGGTGCAGCTTCATGAGAACTTGAATTTTGTTGAACTGGCTCATTGTTCTTGGGTAATTCAGCTTCAAAACCTGGACTATCATCTATGCAAACACTAGGAACAATGTTAGACTCACAGAAAGTGACATGCATGGTTTCTTCAACAGTTTTGGAGTTCTTGTTAAagactctataggccttgctattTGTGGAATAATCCAGAAAAATGCCTTCATGTGTTTTAGGATCAAATTTTCCTAAATTTTCTTTGATATTCAGAATGAAACACTTGCAGCCAAACACATGAAAATAACTAAGATCAGGAGGAtgccctttccaaagttcatatggggttttcttcaaaaacttcctaatgatggttctatttaaaacatagcaagctgtattcacagcttcagcccataagaacTTGGGGATTTCATATTCACATAACATAGCTCTATCCATTTCTTgtaaacttctatttcttctctcaacaacaccattttgttgaggtgttcttggacaagagaagttatgTGATATGCCTTGTTcatcacaaaaagattcaaagtattgattttcaaattctttaccatgatcacttcttattgaaacaatttttgaacctttttcattttgaatctttttgctGAACttttcaaaaacagaaaaaaccTCATGTTTATGAGCAAGAAAGAACACCCAGCCAaatctagtatagtcatccacaattaccatGCCATAACTCTTTCCTCCAAGACTTTGAGTCCTAGTTGGTCCAAACAGATCAAGATGTAACAACTCCAATGGTTTCTTAGTAGAGACATCTTCCTTGGGTTTGAAAGAGGTTTTAATTTGTTTAcccatttgacaagcatcacaagtgatatcCTTGTCAAATTTTATATTAGGAAGACCTCTAACTAAGCTTCTCTTTACAAGCTTAGAGATTTggaacatgctagcatgtcctaaCCTCTTATGCCACATCCATTTTTCAGATTCCATTGAAGAGAAACAAGTTACATTTTGAACTTTTAGATCATCTAGAGTGATACCATAAACATTGTCACTTCTTTTGGCAACAAATAAAACTGCCCCTGTTTTCTCATTTATGACTCTACAATCAGATTTCCTAAAGGTTACAGCAtacccaaggtcacacaattgacttataCTCAATAGATTATGCTTTAACCCATCAACTAAGAAGACACTATCAATGCAAGTTGAAAAATCTTTGCCAACCTTACCAATggcaattattttacctttaccattatctccaaaagtgacaaatcctccattatacttgttgagtttaatgaagaaagtatcccttccggtcatatgccttgaacatccactatcaagaTACCACATGTCCATTTTCTTCTTGGATGCAAGGCAAACCTGCATGTTCTTCaactaaccttaggtatccaaatccatttggatcctttgatgtgaaatcttcttggttgcccaagagcattataatcatgaacaactttatataatttattatcattACCAAAAGACTTAAGAAAGATGAAACATTGAGGAGGATCATGACCATTTCTGTTGCACTTGTAGCAATGATTCTTGCTTACTGATTTTTTAGGTTTGCTGAATCCTTTtggtttgaaaagcttggaagaggAGGCTTCagattttttaaagttttgtttGAAAACAGCCTTGTTTTCCTCTATGAATCCAAGTCCAGATTTTTCAGATCCAAACCTTTGACTAGCAAGTAGTTTGTTAAGATTTTGAGAACCTTGAACAAACTTTGCTAAGTcttcattcaaattttttatttgttcatttaGCTTTTTGTTTTCAGAAATCAAATCAGTGGAAGCAGTAACTTCATGCTTGAGCTTGTATTTTTCTAATTCAGCTCGCAAGGcaatgttttcttcttttaaaaactttttattgCTAGTTTCATTTGCCTTAACTTTTTTCAAAAGAAGATCATTTTCTGTCCTCAAAGCCTCATTTTCTTTCTTACATTTAGCATACTTATCCAAGAGTTTCTTAGAGTTCACAGAAATGTCTTTGATAATGTAGTGCAGTTCATCAATAGATAAGTCAGAGAGATCTACCTCATCTTCATCATTATGATCTGCCATCAGACATAGTTGAGCTTCTTGATCTGAGCTCTCTGAGCTGGTGTCATTCTCCAAGTCCTCCCATGTTGCCATcatcaccttccttttgtctttcTTGGATTTTTCGCCTTTCTTAAGTTGAGGGCAATCTGACTTGAAGTGACCAGGCTCCTTGCAGTGATGGCATGTGAACTTGACTTGATCTTTCTTGACATCTTTGGATGAGGAACTTCCTTTGCCTTTGTTTTTGTATCTCAGTAGtcttctcatttttcttgcaAAGAGCACCATTTCTTCATCTGAGAAACTGTCATCAGATTCTTCTCCTTGGGCTGTCATTCTTGATTTTAgtgctatacttttctttttgtcatctTTGTCTTGAGACATGTGAGTGGTTTCATAAGCCAGCAGCttgcctctcagctcatcataggtgatTTTGATAAAATCATTCCTTTCAGAGATGGCTGTGCTTTTCACTTCCCATTTCTTGGTAAGACTCCTCAGAATCTTCCTTACCAAGGTTTCTTCAGAGTAGTTTCTTCCCATAGCGTCcagattgttgatgattattgagaACCTTTCGAACATTTGATCGATGCTCTCATCTTCCTTCATACTGAACATTTCATACTCCTTCATCAGCATGTCAATTCTGGTCTCCCTTACTTGCTTAGTGCCTTCATGAGTGAGTCTGAGCTTATCCCAGATTTCTTTAGCCGTTTTGCACCTTGACACTTTTCTGAACTCTTCAAAGCTGATTGCACAGTGCATCAGGTTGATTGCCTTGGCATTGAGTtcaaccttcttcttttcttcatctgtCCATTCGCTGTCCTCCTTTGCCACAACTTCTCCATCAGCATTCTGTTTGGTAGGAACGTCTGGACCATTGAGAATGATCTTCCAGATGTTGTAGTCGATCGACTGCACGAAGattctcattctctctttccagtAAGAGTAGTTGCTGCCATTGAAGTAGGGAGGTCTGTTGTTGAACTGCCCTTCAGTGAGAGTGAAAGCCACTATGTTGGGATTCATGTTGTTGGCcatggatctttactccaagctgtgaAACTTGCCTTCTTGAGACCAGGCTctggataccaattgatggttctagttgaacttgagaagggggggttgaatcaagttggCTTAAAACTTAAAGTTTCAAACTCTATTTTTGCTGTTGCTCGAGTTGCAGGAGATTATTTAAAATAGTCTCATACGCAGAAAATTATAAGTgcagagaagaggagaaagaggccagcatgtatcctggttcggattcTTTGTGCCATGaatcctacatccagtctccaccacaaaccatGGTGGAATTTTCATTATAATCctcagattacatacaccaatactattgaatCAATTCCTAATCCAACTAGTATCTACCCCTAAGCTTTCTTCACCAAAGCTTAGCAACCCCAAAGTGCTATCCTAACTTGGAAGGGGAATCTACACAGATTCAATTCtcaccaagtgctaacccaacttggcaaGGGGAACTAATCTTAGTTCATAAACCCAAATTACATCAGAAAAACAAACAGTGGCTATTTTGCATCACTCCAgccttttctctcttggcttttgaaCCTCACATAATTGCCTTTTCAAAACAGAAGATAACGCAAGACAGCCATAACAAAAATCagaattaagcttgagtagaagaaagagatttCAACTCTGTGTTAGAGAAGGTGCTCTGAATGTGAGTGCTCTCTTTCTTAACTTGAAATGATGGAATGAGTCTTCTTATATATCTTCAGCTTGCTTAGAATTTCTGCCTCTTCCATTTCCTTGTGCCAGCTGCTCGTTAGAGCTGTCCTTGATGGCATGCAGTCCTTTCTTCATCTTGCTTCACCACCTCTGCAGCTGGAGTTGCTCGACTACTACCTCTGCTGTCCTTGGTGTTTCTTTCTTCCTTGGCATGCTCTTCTTTTGCATCCTGCTTCATGATCTCTGCCATACAAGGAGCTTCACCCACTACCTCTGTTGCTTGGcaagtttgtgttttgcttttttTCCTTTGCTGTACTGTTCGTCCTTGGAGAGGTGAGAGTCCTTGT contains:
- the LOC140181290 gene encoding uncharacterized protein; translation: MANNMNPNIVAFTLTEGQFNNRPPYFNGSNYSYWKERMRIFVQSIDYNIWKIILNGPDVPTKQNADGEVVAKEDSEWTDEEKKKVELNAKAINLMHCAISFEEFRKVSRCKTAKEIWDKLRLTHEGTKQVRETRIDMLMKEYEMFSMKEDESIDQMFERFSIIINNLDAMGRNYSEETLVRKILRSLTKKWEVKSTAISERNDFIKITYDELRGKLLAYETTHMSQDKDDKKKSIALKSRMTAQGEESDDSFSDEEMVLFARKMRRLLRYKNKGKGSSSSKDVKKDQVKFTCHHCKEPGHFKSDCPQLKKGEKSKKDKRKVMMATWEDLENDTSSESSDQEAQLCLMADHNDEDEVDLSDLSIDELHYIIKDISVNSKKLLDKYAKCKKENEALRTENDLLLKKVKANETSNKKFLKEENIALRAELEKYKLKHEVTASTDLISENKKLNEQIKNLNEDLAKFVQGSQNLNKLLASQRKSDCRVINEKTGAVLFVAKRSDNVYGITLDDLKVQNVTCFSSMESEKWMWHKRLGHASMFQISKLVKRSLVRGLPNIKFDKDITCDACQMGKQIKTSFKPKEDVSTKKPLELLHLDLFGPTRTQSLGGKSYGMCFILNIKENLGKFDPKTHEGIFLDYSTNSKAYRVFNKNSKTVEETMHVTFCESNIVPSVCIDDSPGFEAELPKNNEPVQQNSSSHEAAPASNENPNSAGDNLELSPVAAENTDVEAIVDQEEPVSSHQSRRPREWRFLKNYPEEFIIGNPSTGRTTRSSLKRAESNNIALLSKIEPQNIQEALADPSWMLAMKEELQQFEKNQVWSLVPYPNGKKVTGTKWIFRNKLGEDGSIVRNKVRLVAQGYDQEEGIDFDESFAPVARMEAIRLLLAYAAHCGFKLFQMDVKCAFLNGIIDREVYVSQPPGFENKSFPNHVFKLAKALYVYVDDIIFGSANEDLCADFAKLMTNEFDMSMMGELNFFLGLQIKQTAEGIFIHQEKYAKKLVKKFGLDCAKPMGTPCIPISSLTRMNMVEMLMRHAIEG